A region of Deltaproteobacteria bacterium DNA encodes the following proteins:
- the cofE gene encoding coenzyme F420-0:L-glutamate ligase gives MRRLEIIAVEGLDEIGPGDSLGRLVVEACARQGLTPRDGDVLVVAQKVVSKSEGRAVDLQTVTPSAEALRLSAELDGKDPRLLELILGESRRIVAKGRSTIVVETHHGFVCANAGIDLSNVGVGRALLLPKDPDGSARRIRDEVRRLAGKTVGVVVTDTFGRPWRLGTTDVAIGVAGFGPLIDYRGGTDPYGYELKASVTAVADQIAGAAELVMGKTSHIPAAIVRGLELPRREGSARDLIRPGEDDLFRGGR, from the coding sequence ATGCGGCGTCTCGAGATCATCGCCGTGGAGGGGCTGGACGAGATCGGCCCGGGCGACTCGCTGGGGCGGCTGGTGGTGGAGGCGTGCGCGCGCCAGGGGCTCACCCCGCGCGACGGCGACGTGCTGGTGGTGGCGCAGAAGGTTGTTTCCAAGTCGGAAGGACGCGCGGTGGACCTGCAGACCGTGACACCGTCGGCGGAGGCCCTGCGGCTCTCCGCCGAGCTCGACGGCAAGGACCCGCGCCTGCTGGAGCTGATCCTGGGCGAGAGCCGCCGCATCGTCGCCAAGGGACGCAGCACCATCGTCGTCGAGACCCACCACGGCTTCGTGTGCGCCAACGCGGGCATCGACCTGTCGAACGTGGGCGTCGGCCGCGCCCTGCTCCTGCCCAAGGATCCTGACGGTTCCGCCCGTCGTATCCGCGATGAAGTGCGGCGACTCGCCGGGAAGACCGTGGGCGTCGTCGTCACCGACACGTTTGGACGTCCCTGGCGCCTGGGCACCACCGACGTCGCCATCGGCGTGGCCGGGTTCGGGCCTCTCATCGATTACCGCGGCGGGACGGACCCGTACGGATATGAGCTCAAGGCCTCGGTCACCGCCGTTGCAGACCAGATCGCCGGCGCGGCGGAGCTGGTCATGGGAAAGACCAGCCATATACCCGCGGCCATCGTCCGGGGGCTGGAACTGCCGCGGCGCGAGGGCTCGGCGCGGGACTTGA